The DNA window CTGGGCGGCCTCGAAGCCCGAGTCGAAGTGAGGAGGCCCTTCGTGCTTCCGTGCGGTGGCTGACTTCGGGTTTGCTGCGGGCCAGCGAAGCCTCGTTCCCTCTCCACCCGAGAAGTGAGCCCATGCGCGCATTCCTGACGACCGTGGCCTGTTCGACCCTCCTGTCCATCGCGGGGAACGCGTACGGGCAAGCCGCTCGGAAACCCACGGACCAGAGTGGAAACCTGGCCCCGGACCGGGCCGCTGGCAGCCAGCAATCGGTTCCCCTCGAGGAGCCAACGCCCACCGGAGCGCCCGTGGAGACGGCGCCCCCCAACGTGCCCGAGTTCAAGCCGGCCTTCGCGGGCCAGACGCGCGCGCCCGCCGTCAAGACACGCACTGCGTTCCAGGTCACCGAGGTGGCGTCCGGCTTCAACCACCCGTGGGCCATCGCGTTCCTGCCGGACCGGCGCATGCTGGTGACGGAGAAGCCGACGGGGAAGCTCTTCATCGTCACGCCGCAGGGCAAGAAGTCCGCGCCCGTCGAGGGCCTGCCTCCGGTGGATGGACGCAACCAGGGCGGGTTGCTCGACGTCGAGATGGGGCCTGACTACGCGACCAGCGGCCTCATCTACTGGAGCTATTACGAGCCCCGCGAGGGCGGCAACGGGCTCGCGGTGGCGCGCGCGAAGCTGGTGGACGGCGCGAAGCCCCGCGTCGAGGGCCTGAAGGTCATCTTCCGCATGCAGCCGACGCTCGACTCGACGTTGCATGCGGGCGGCCGGCTCGTCTTCACGCCGGATGGTCTGCTGTTCATCACGCTGGGCGAGCGCTCCGTGATGGAAGGGCGTGTGCAGGCGCGCGACCTGGGGAGCGACTTCGGAAAGATTGTCCGCATCCGCCCGGATGGCTCCATTCCGCAGGACAACCCATTCGTCGGCCGCAAGGGCGCGCGGCCTGAAATCTGGTCGCTGGGCCACCGCAACGTCCTGTCCGCGGCGCTCGATAGCCGCCATCGCCTCTGGGAGGTGGAGATGGGGCCGCGCGGTGGTGACGAGCTCAACCTCGTCGAGTCGGGCAAGGACTACGGCTGGCCGACCATCGGCTATGGCGAGGAGTACTCGGGCGCGCGCATCCACAAGTCCACGCAGGGGCCGGGCATGGAGCAGCCCGTGTACTACTGGGACCCGGTGATTTCTCCGTCGGGCATGACCATCTACTCCGGAGACCTGTTCCCCGAGTGGAAGGGAAACTTCTTCATCGGCGGCCTGTCCAGTCAGGCGCTGGTGCGGCTGGTCCTCAAGAACGACCGCGTCGTGGGCGAGGAGCGGCTGCTCCTGGACCAGGACTCGCGCATCCGCGAGGTCGTCCAGGGCCCCGAGGGGGCGCTCTACCTGCTCACCGACGCGAGCAATGGCCGGTTGCTCAAGCTGACGCCGCGCTGACGCAACGCCCTCCGGTCACCGCAACATCCGGGTCGCAATCCCGCATGGGCTGCGCCATCTCCTGGGTCTACCGGGCCACTTCACGAGTGGCCTCGCGCGGAAGGGAGCAGGGCATGTGGCGCGGAGCACGAAGCGGACAGGGATTCAGCGGGAGGGCTCGGCCATGAGCGCATCGGCCCGTTTGAAGCGGACGGAGCGAGCGCCCTCCATCGAGGCGCGGCTGGAGTCGCTCGACTGGACATCCCTGGCCTCCGAGCTGGACGCGCGAGGCTGCGCGAGCTTGAGCGCGATGTTGACGCCTGACGAGTGCTCGACGCTCGCCGGGCTCTACGCGGCGGAGGCACCGTTCCGCAGCCGTGTCGTCATGTCGAGGCATGGCTTCGGGCGAGGGGAGTACAAGTACTTCGCCTATCCGCTCCCGGACCTTGTCGCGCGTTTGAGGCATGGGCTCTACCCGGGCCTGTCCGCCATCGCGAACCGGTGGAACGAAGCGATGCGAATCGACACGCGCTATCCGGAGACACACGAGGTCTATCTCCAGCGGTGCCATCAAGCCGAGCAGCTCCGGCCCACCCCGTTGCTGCTCCAGTACGGGGAGGGGGACTACAACTGCCTCCACCAGGACCTCTACGGTGACGAGGTGTTTCCCCTCCAGGTGGCCTTCCTCCTGTCGGAGCCGGAGCGCGACTTCACGGGAGGCGAGTTCGTGCTCACCGAGCAGCGTCCGCGCATGCAGTCCCGCGCGGAGGTGGTGCCCCTGCGGCAGGGGGACGGCGTCATCTTCCCCGTCCACCATCGACCCGTGCAGGGGACTCGGGGCACGTATCGCGTCAACATGCGCCACGGCGTCAGCCGCCTCCGCTCAGGACATCGCCACACAGTGGGCATCATCTTTCATGATGCCCGGTGACCCCGCGGGCATTCGAGCCTCGCGGGATTGTGGCTATCATCCTCGCCCACGGTGGACGGGCGCGCGATGCACGACTTTCAATCGATTCTCGATGAAGTGATGGCGGCGGTGCGGCCGGTGGTGGGGCAGGGGCGCGTGGCGAACTACATCCCCGCCCTGGCCTCCGTGGACCCATCGCGGTTCGGCATGGCACTGGCGACCGTCGACGGAGAGGTCTTCGGCGTGGGGGATTGGCGCATGCCGTTCTCCGTGCAGAGCATCTCCAAGGTCTTCGCGCTCGCGCTGACGTTGTCGCGCGACGGAGACGCCATCTGGCGCAGGGTGGGCAAGGAGCCCTCCGGCAACCCGTTCAACTCGCTGGTGCAGCTCGAGTACGAGCAGGGCGTGCCCCGCAACCCCTTCATCAACGCGGGGGCTCTGGTCATGACGGACCGGCTGCTCAGCCTCACGGGTGACTCGCGTGGCGTGGTGCGCGAGTTCCTCCGGGCGGAGAGTGGCAACCCGTCCGTGGACTTCGACCCGGTGGTCGCCGCGTCGGAAGCGGAGCACGGCCACCGCAACGCCGCGCTCGCGCACTTCATGAAGAGCTACGGCAACATCGAGAACCCCGTGCCGCTCGTCCTGGAGCACTACTTCTGGCAGTGCTCACTCGCGATGAGCTGCGCGGACCTCGCGCGGGCCTGCGGCTTCCTGGCGCGCCACGGGCAGGTGTCCAGCGGGACGCGGTTGCTCTCGCGCAGCCAGGCCAAGCAGGTCAACGCGGTGATGCTCACCTGCGGCACCTATGACGCCGCGGGAGAGTTCGCCTACCGCGTGGGCCTGCCCTGCAAGAGCGGCGTCGGAGGCGGCATCATCGCCGTCATCCCCAATCGCTGTGGCCTGTGTGTCTGGGGCCCGGGGCTCGACTCGCACGGCAACTCGGTTGCCGGTGTGGAGGCCCTGGACCGGTTCACGACGCTGACCGGGCTCTCGGTGTTCTGAAGGCCGTCCGCTGTCGACATGGCGCGGTGGAACGCGAACCGGTCCTCGCGGAGATGCTCTTCCGCCGAGGACCGGCCCCCACCGCCCATCCTTCACGCCCGAGCCGCCCCATGGCGAAGCAGTCCAGCCGCTTCGCTGCTGTGACTCGCCCGTCCGTCCCGCCGCCGCCCGTACCGCGCCCTGCTCTCGTCCCGCTACTGCCCCGACCGACCCGCCGCCCGTCCTGCCCCGACCTGCCCGCCGCCCGTACCGCACGCCCTCCACCTGGCTGCATGGTGGGCGTCGCGAGGTGACTTAGCAGGGCGCGTGCCGCCTCTCCGGGCCCGAAAGAGCCCAGCGTTTCCAGGGACTTGCGACACTCGAAAGCCCCTGGGCGC is part of the Myxococcus landrumus genome and encodes:
- a CDS encoding 2OG-Fe(II) oxygenase; amino-acid sequence: MSASARLKRTERAPSIEARLESLDWTSLASELDARGCASLSAMLTPDECSTLAGLYAAEAPFRSRVVMSRHGFGRGEYKYFAYPLPDLVARLRHGLYPGLSAIANRWNEAMRIDTRYPETHEVYLQRCHQAEQLRPTPLLLQYGEGDYNCLHQDLYGDEVFPLQVAFLLSEPERDFTGGEFVLTEQRPRMQSRAEVVPLRQGDGVIFPVHHRPVQGTRGTYRVNMRHGVSRLRSGHRHTVGIIFHDAR
- a CDS encoding glutaminase → MHDFQSILDEVMAAVRPVVGQGRVANYIPALASVDPSRFGMALATVDGEVFGVGDWRMPFSVQSISKVFALALTLSRDGDAIWRRVGKEPSGNPFNSLVQLEYEQGVPRNPFINAGALVMTDRLLSLTGDSRGVVREFLRAESGNPSVDFDPVVAASEAEHGHRNAALAHFMKSYGNIENPVPLVLEHYFWQCSLAMSCADLARACGFLARHGQVSSGTRLLSRSQAKQVNAVMLTCGTYDAAGEFAYRVGLPCKSGVGGGIIAVIPNRCGLCVWGPGLDSHGNSVAGVEALDRFTTLTGLSVF
- a CDS encoding PQQ-dependent sugar dehydrogenase — its product is MRAFLTTVACSTLLSIAGNAYGQAARKPTDQSGNLAPDRAAGSQQSVPLEEPTPTGAPVETAPPNVPEFKPAFAGQTRAPAVKTRTAFQVTEVASGFNHPWAIAFLPDRRMLVTEKPTGKLFIVTPQGKKSAPVEGLPPVDGRNQGGLLDVEMGPDYATSGLIYWSYYEPREGGNGLAVARAKLVDGAKPRVEGLKVIFRMQPTLDSTLHAGGRLVFTPDGLLFITLGERSVMEGRVQARDLGSDFGKIVRIRPDGSIPQDNPFVGRKGARPEIWSLGHRNVLSAALDSRHRLWEVEMGPRGGDELNLVESGKDYGWPTIGYGEEYSGARIHKSTQGPGMEQPVYYWDPVISPSGMTIYSGDLFPEWKGNFFIGGLSSQALVRLVLKNDRVVGEERLLLDQDSRIREVVQGPEGALYLLTDASNGRLLKLTPR